From one Acidimicrobiales bacterium genomic stretch:
- a CDS encoding glycosyltransferase family A protein — protein sequence MSAPLVSVVTIFRDEERFLEEAVASVLAQTYRRWELVLVDDGSTDRSTDLAVAFAERHPGRVRYVDHPGHANLGMSASRNRGIAESGGDLLAFLDADDVYLPRKLEAQVAALDAHPSAAMAYGPTVHWYSWTGRPEDDRDVPRRLGVPPDTLVAPPALVPLFLRLEAQTPGTCGLLVRREACDRAGGFEDRFRGMFEDQVFVCKVCLAEPVFVMGDGFDRYRQHPRSHSRMARSGPWAFDRPNPSTAAFLDWLAGHVAATGVDDPEVLAALDEVRWPHRHPVRAAGRDVVRRAMALARRP from the coding sequence GTGAGCGCTCCGCTCGTGTCGGTGGTGACGATCTTCCGCGACGAGGAGCGGTTCCTCGAGGAGGCGGTCGCCAGCGTCCTCGCCCAGACCTACCGGCGGTGGGAGCTGGTGCTGGTCGACGACGGCTCCACCGACCGCAGCACCGACCTCGCCGTCGCCTTCGCCGAGCGCCACCCCGGCCGCGTCCGCTACGTCGACCACCCTGGCCACGCCAACCTCGGCATGAGCGCGTCCCGCAACCGGGGGATCGCCGAGTCCGGGGGCGACCTGCTCGCCTTCCTCGACGCCGACGACGTGTACCTGCCCCGCAAGCTGGAGGCCCAGGTCGCCGCGCTCGACGCCCACCCCTCGGCGGCCATGGCCTACGGCCCGACCGTCCACTGGTACAGCTGGACGGGCCGGCCCGAGGACGACCGCGACGTGCCCCGGCGCCTCGGCGTCCCGCCGGACACGCTGGTCGCCCCGCCGGCCCTCGTGCCCCTCTTCCTGCGGCTCGAGGCCCAGACGCCGGGCACCTGCGGCCTCCTCGTGCGCCGGGAGGCGTGCGACCGGGCCGGCGGGTTCGAGGACCGCTTCCGCGGGATGTTCGAGGACCAGGTCTTCGTATGCAAGGTGTGCCTGGCCGAGCCGGTGTTCGTGATGGGCGACGGGTTCGACCGCTACCGCCAGCACCCCCGCTCGCACAGCCGCATGGCCCGGTCGGGGCCGTGGGCCTTCGACCGGCCCAACCCGTCGACGGCCGCCTTCCTCGACTGGCTGGCCGGCCACGTCGCCGCCACCGGGGTCGACGACCCCGAGGTGCTGGCCGCCCTCGACGAGGTCCGCTGGCCGCACCGCCACCCCGTCAGGGCCGCCG
- a CDS encoding glycosyltransferase: protein MTTASEVGLPPVSVIVATRDRPEMLAAVVGSILANRVRPDEVVVVDQSREPDPAMAADARVHYVHTTEVGLSRANNLGASVASHDLLLFTHDDVLVDPDWVAFLAGAWDRAGDRVVVTGRVAATAPEQAGGFAPALKDEARPASYTGRVGFDVLKPMNMAMSRAALAEVGGFDPRLGPGTPFPGAEDADLGFRFLDAGYRVDYVPEAVVRHRAWRAPEDYLPLRWGYGLSHGAFYAKHLSLRDTHMARRMVRDVGRRMRAFPARVRHEGRRALGDPVFVAATFVGAFRWRRAERRRGAAA from the coding sequence GTGACGACGGCGTCCGAGGTCGGCCTCCCGCCCGTGTCGGTGATCGTCGCCACCCGCGACCGGCCGGAGATGCTGGCCGCCGTCGTCGGGTCGATCCTCGCCAACCGCGTCCGCCCCGACGAGGTGGTCGTCGTCGACCAGAGCCGGGAGCCGGACCCGGCCATGGCGGCCGATGCGCGGGTCCACTACGTCCACACCACCGAGGTGGGCCTCAGCCGGGCCAACAACCTCGGCGCCTCGGTCGCCAGCCACGACCTCCTGCTGTTCACCCACGACGACGTCCTCGTCGACCCCGACTGGGTGGCGTTCCTGGCCGGCGCCTGGGACCGGGCCGGCGACCGGGTGGTCGTCACCGGGCGGGTGGCGGCGACGGCGCCCGAGCAGGCCGGCGGGTTCGCGCCGGCGCTGAAGGACGAGGCCCGCCCGGCGTCCTACACCGGCCGGGTCGGCTTCGACGTGCTGAAGCCCATGAACATGGCCATGTCCCGCGCCGCTCTGGCCGAGGTGGGCGGCTTCGACCCCCGGCTCGGCCCGGGCACGCCGTTCCCGGGCGCCGAGGACGCCGACCTCGGCTTCCGGTTCCTCGACGCCGGCTACCGGGTCGACTACGTGCCCGAGGCCGTCGTCCGCCACCGGGCCTGGCGGGCGCCCGAGGACTACCTGCCCCTGCGGTGGGGCTACGGCCTGTCCCACGGCGCCTTCTACGCCAAGCACCTCAGCCTGCGGGACACCCACATGGCCAGGCGCATGGTCCGGGACGTCGGCCGCCGGATGCGGGCCTTCCCCGCCCGGGTGCGCCACGAGGGCCGCCGGGCGCTCGGCGACCCGGTGTTCGTGGCCGCGACCTTCGTCGGCGCGTTCCGCTGGCGGCGGGCCGAGCGGCGGCGGGGGGCGGCGGCGTGA